A window of Cryptomeria japonica chromosome 3, Sugi_1.0, whole genome shotgun sequence contains these coding sequences:
- the LOC131032304 gene encoding G-type lectin S-receptor-like serine/threonine-protein kinase SD2-5 has protein sequence MALCPRGLFSIWLFIGFLSLGSSQNATLSLDSENCVNNSNIGENILQSTNGMFALKFFKPIEKSLYLVIAYIQYNQTIVWTANRNIPIRGKPCLKLGLQADLVLQDTDNSVVWSANISQADHLELQTSGNLVLKNSRNVTIWASFDHPTDTIIEGGYLGPGQALVSSKSQTELSEGPYMLKMEPGGVVWYGSFPFPLPYGAWTFNPLGFESSSSLNIALHSSCNKTRLGYGSNGESITLIQEGNLTAACMQEIKGLGSTTRNIITGAQLGDDIFRFMRLDVDGNLRTYIQSPFKQFPDTDIFSIFLQDVCKLPNICGPLGICSPGGICKCENENIFEQSQSKLGCIPRKMSICGASNQLVELEGIDYFANPYMQQSISTLEECKNSCVSNCSCAAAFFWGNSKACYHYQEVKSLRNVSDQSITAFIKVGPGSFSDSSKTNDSKRKTIVLAILVPTVCIVFATALSLFCIRYKRKKSENSEQLRSEEDEFLENLPGLPPRFSYKEMEEATQGFSTMLGSGGFGGVFEGHLRDGRKVAVKKLGNADRGNLQFRAEVAALGSINHVNLVRLFGFCADGTNRLLVYECMSNSSLDRWLFRQSHESSLFLGWKKRYTIIHDTARGLEFLHEKSRNRILHLDVKPQNILLDENFRAKLADFGLAKLLDRSNSRAYTRIRGTPGYLAPEWLLNASATEKSDVFSFGMVLLEIISGRKNLDLSYPEGMEFFPKWAVNMIEEGKITDVADPELRYLADYNGEEAEQVIKIAFWCIQEDEKIRPTMKEVILMLEGHIEIEEPPFSMQFLSRTHISIKSHFFDSGTSGSNAATFSMTLSAR, from the exons ATGGCTTTATGCCCCAGAGGCCTTTTTTCAATCTGGCTGTTCATTGGCTTTCTATCCTTAGGTTCTTCTCAGAACGCCACACTTTCTCTCGATTCAGAGAATTGTGTGAACAACAGCAACATAGGAGAAAACATTCTGCAGAGCACCAATGGTATGTTTGCTTTGAAGTTCTTCAAACCCATTGAGAAATCTCTGTATCTGGTTATAGCTTACATTCAGTACAACCAAACAATTGTCTGGACGGCCAATAGGAACATACCCATAAGAGGAAAACCATGTTTAAAGCTTGGACTTCAAGCTGACTTAGTTTTACAAGACACAGATAATTCTGTGGTATGGTCCGCCAATATCAGTCAAGCAGATCATCTGGAACTTCAG ACTTCAGGTAATCTGGTGCTGAAGAACAGTAGAAATGTTACCATATGGGCCAGTTTCGATCATCCAACTGACACCATCATTGAAGGAGGATATTTAGGGCCAGGGCAAGCTCTGGTCTCTAGCAAATCCCAAACTGAATTGTCAGAAGGACCATATATGCTCAAAATGGAACCAGGGGGAGTAGTTTGGTATGGGAGTTTTCCATTTCCATTGCCCTATGGAGCATGGACATTCAATCCATTAGGCTTTGAGTCTTCAAGCTCATTGAATATCGCATTGCATTCCTCTTGCAACAAGACCAGATTGGGATATGGGTCAAATGGGGAGAGTATAACTCTGATCCAGGAGGGCAATTTGACAGCAGCATGCATGCAGGAAATCAAAGGTCTTGGCTCAACAACAAGGAATATAATTACAGGAGCTCAACTTGGAGATGATATTTTCCGTTTCATGAGACTGGATGTGGATGGAAATCTTAGAACATACATTCAATCTCCATTTAAACAGTTCCCAGACACAGACATATTTTCCATATTCTTGCAAGATGTGTGCAAGCTTCCCAACATATGTGGGCCACTTGGCATTTGTAGTCCAGGAGGTATTTGCAAATGTGAGAATGAAAACATATTTGAACAGTCTCAATCCAAACTTGGATGCATTCCTAGAAAAATGTCCATCTGTGGTGCTTCAAACCAATTAGTAGAgcttgaaggaattgattattttGCAAACCCATACATGCAACAGAGTATTTCCACCCTTGAAGAATGCAAAAATTCATGTGTGTCAAATTGTTCTTGTGCGGCTGCCTTCTTTTGGGGAAATTCTAAGGCCTGTTATCATTATCAAGAGGTCAAATCCTTGCGGAATGTTTCGGATCAGAGCATTACAGCATTTATAAAGGTTGGGCCTGGTTCATTTAGTGACAGCTCCAAAACCAATGATTCTAAGAGAAAAACGATTGTTTTGGCAATTCTGGTACCAACTGTTTGTATTGTCTTTGCTACTGCTTTAAGTCTCTTTTGCATCAGATATAAAAGAAAGAAATCCGAGAATTCCGAGCAACTCAGGTCTGAAGAAGATGAATTCTTAGAGAATTTACCTGGGCTGCCCCCTAGATTTTCATACAAGGAGATGGAAGAGGCCACACAAGGATTTAGCACAATGCTTGGGTCAGGTGGGTTTGGAGGTGTTTTTGAAGGGCACCTTCGTGATGGAAGAAAAGTTGCAGTAAAAAAATTGGGCAATGCAGACCGTGGAAACCTGCAATTCCGGGCTGAAGTTGCAGCTTTAGGTAGCATCAACCATGTAAATCTGGTGAGATTGTTTGGTTTTTGTGCCGATGGTACAAATAGATTACTGGTATATGAGTGTATGAGCAATTCATCTCTTGATCGGTGGTTATTTCGCCAATCCCATGAGAGTTCTTTGTTTCTTGGTTGGAAGAAGAGATACACGATCATTCATGACACGGCTAGGGGCTTGGAATTTTTACATGAAAAATCCAGGAATAGAATTCTTCATTTAGATGTGAAGCCACAAAACATTCTACTGGATGAGAACTTTAGGGCCAAACTTGCAGATTTTGGGCTAGCCAAGCTATTGGATAGGTCAAACAGCCGTGCATATACTCGAATTAGGGGAACCCCTGGATATTTAGCCCCTGAATGGTTGCTGAATGCATCTGCCACAGAAAAGAGTGATGTATTCAGCTTTGGAATGGTTTTGCTGGAAATAATTAGTGGCCGGAAGAATTTAGACCTGTCCTATCCTGAGGGTATGGAGTTTTTCCCCAAATGGGCGGTGAATATGATTGAAGAAGGAAAGATTACCGATGTAGCTGATCCAGAACTAAGATATTTGGCTGATTATAATGGTGAAGAGGCTGAGCAAGTGATCAAAATTGCCTTTTGGTGTATTCAAGAGGATGAGAAAATAAGGCCAACAATGAAAGAAGTTATCCTGATGCTAGAGGGTCATATTGAAATTGAAGAGCCACCATTCTCCATGCAATTTTTGTCAAGAACACATATCAGTATAAAGTCTCATTTTTTTGATTCAGGGACATCAGGAAGTAATGCTGCTACTTTCTCAATGACCCTCTCCGCAAGGTGA